CCAGGCGGCTGTTAGCTACGATTTCAACAAGACTATGCTCTTCAGACAGCTCCAAATAATCAAGTACGTTATTGGACACGATGTTATGCGCAATTCGTTTTGCCATATCGCGTTCCGGGTGGACGATGTGATCGGCCCCGATTTTAGAAAGCACTTTTTCGTGATAATCGTTCTGCGCCTTCACTGTAATGGTATGAACGCCAAGTTCTTTCAGAATAAGAGTTGTTAAAATACTCGCTTGAATGTTTTCGCCGATTGCTACAATGACGTGGTCAAAATTACGCAGACCTAAATTTTTCAGGACAGATTCGTCTGTTGAATCACCGATAACGGCGTGGGATGCGATCTTGGCATACTCGTTGACTTTATCTTCGTCAATATCCATCGCCATAACCTCGACGCCTTCTTCGCTTAATGCTTTGCAAATACTGCCACCAAAACGGCCCAGTCCAATTACCGCAAATTCTTTTTTCATAATGGTGCTCCTTTACCTGACTTCATATTGATCAAATTTTATCATATTCTTTTGTAACAGTGTTAATATCGTTACCCTTTTGGCAGGGAATTCATATGCCACTTGAGCTTTTCAGCAAACTCCGATGACAAATACATCTCCGCTCCGCGTTCAATTTCAACCTGATAGTGCTGAGGCGGGGCAGTTTCCGGTTCTTTTTGGAGAACGAGAAAGGTTAAGCAATCTGTATAGCGCTCCCCACCTGCTTCAACGTCTACAAAGGCCGGCCGATACGCAAGAGATGCTACGCCCTCCCTTTTATATAAATAAGTGAGAGCAGAGAAAGGAATACGATATAAAACGCCTTCTGTTGTTCCTCCGTCTTCCATCATATCCGCTCTTGAGCCGTCTTCCCTTTTTAGGGTGAAGCGGGTTGTATATCCTTTTAAAACCGCTCTCCCTACTGGATCTTGAAAATAGTGTTCGACTCCCGCCTTTTGAAAGCGGGCATTGTCCATGCAGGACCCATAAGCAAAATAATAAACAGGATTTTGCGATTTGCTGATCATTTGATGTTCTTTCCAGTCACCGCTGCTAATTTTTGAAAAGCCGGCATATTTGGTTTTGTCCATATCATAAACAAGCGCTTTTTTGATTCCGTCATCCGTTTCTACAAGGACCGTATGTTTTTCACTACCTTGATAAAATTGATCGAGCTTATGTATACACCATTCATCTGCTTCATATAACTCGCCGCATATATAGCCTTCATCATCAAAAGCGGCTGCAGGCCCCTCATTTGAATCAAACAGACATCCCTTCGTTCTTGCCTGCTCATTGATACATACCGACTGCGCAAGCAGATGATGATTTTTTTCATGTTTTCTTAATGTCCCATATACAAACAGCAGCATGTGTATCGTCTTCCCCCTCTCAGCCGTTTGGTTTAAAAGGCAAAACAACTTGAAAGACACTGCCTTTTCCAGCTTCACTTTCGATTTTCAATTCTCCGTCATGCTCCTTCAAGATTCTTAAACAAATGGCAAGTCCGAGTCCCGTGCCCTTTTCTTTGGTTGAATAAAAAGGTTTGCCAATCTGCTTAAGCTTTTCCTGGGGCATGCCGTTTCCTTCATCTTTTACGCTTATCACGGCGTGAGAGGCTGTCTTAGCGGTTGAAATGGTAACGACACCGCCTTGTGGCATTGCCTCAATTCCATTTTTAATGATATTGATAAAGACCTGCTTCAGCTGATTTTCGTCTCCGTTAATGATACAGCTCTCTGTCTCTTTGAAATTTTTTTCTATGACGATATTGGACAAAATTGCATTGGTATCAAGCAATGTCGTAACTTGTTTCAGGATCTCGTTGAGGTGATGCGCCTTAAATGCGACCGCCTGCGGTTTTGCAAGCAGCAACAGCTCGCTGAGCACCAAATCAATTCTTTTAATCTCTGAAAAAATGATGTCAAAATAACCTTTTCTGTCTGGATATTGTGTTTTCATAATCTGAAGGAAACCGCTGACAGAGGTTAAAGGGTTTCTGACCTCATGTGCAATCCCGGCGGCAAGTTCACTTGTGATTGACAGTTTCTGTGATTCTCTCGCCAGCCGTTCATTAATCTCAATAAGCTCATCTTCGGCTTCTTTCCGCTCAGTGATATCTGACATTGTGCCCAGGCTGCCTGTAAATTGGTCATCTCGATCGTAGTAAAGTTTATAATGAACTTCTCCCCAAAAAATCGTGCCATTCTTTGTCACGTATTTTGCCGTAAACATGCCAGAAGAGGCTTTGTTTTGAATTTGGGTGTTGATGTGGTCGGCTACGTGCTTTTCTTTTATGAAGTAATCATTATACATTGTGCCCATACATTCACTGATGGAAAAGCCGGTTATGGCGGCCCACGCTTGGTTTAAATATGTAATTTCACCTTTGGCATTCGTTTGAAATACGATTTCCTGCAAATTATCCATGATGCGGTTTTTTTCTTCAGAAAGCTGTTTATACTTCCATTCATTATCCTTCATTTTTTGAACCAGCTGCTGTTTTTCATCAATATAATAAGCCAGCATCCAGACACTTGTTAACGTGACTGCAGTATACACAATATCAACAGGCCAATTAATCGGGTTTTTGCCTATAAAATAAAATAAATAATCCCAAAACATAATAAAAATCATTGCCAAGATGATGGAAATGATACGTGCTTGATATTTTCTCATATGACCACCTGCCGCTTGTGTTTCTCTATTTATTGTACCATTCTTCGACAAATAATTGAGTAAAATATGTAAAGTATCCCAAATCATTCATCACCTGATGTATATGATGCCATATCTTAGGCGGCGGATTCAGAAATCGGCAGAAAGAAAGGCGGAGATTGTTTCTTTCCGCCTTTTTCAACATGATATTATTCTTTTAAAGCGGCTTGGATTTCTTCGAGAAGCAGCTGTGCCCCCTCAGGGCTTAACGTAATCTTACCATTGCCGTATTCTTTATTATCTGAAGTGATTTCTCCGGTCATTAAACAAACCCCATGAGGTTTATACTTTTTCAAGATAATTTTATCTCCGTCAACAAAAAACTCAATGCTGTCTTTTATCGCAATATCCAATGCCCGTCTTAATTCGATCGGCATGACAATACGCCCTAACTCATCTACTTTTCTCACAACACCTATTGATTTCATAAAAAACCCTTCTTCCTTTAAATGTTTCTTTTCTCATGTAATGTTTAAGGATGAACCTCAATATATCGTAGACGTATGAAACTCAGAAAAAGTTTCCCGCTTTCTATAAGAATCACAAGATATTTTTACCATAAAACCGAAAAATGTATTACTTCTGTTACACTGTTCCATGATTTTTTACAAAAACATTTCTTTCCCGACACACACCCCCAAAAATCGCTTCATTTCTCAGAAACTTTAAATGTAGAATGATATAAAATCAGGATAGAGATTGGGTGAAAACATGTTTCAATCAACTGAAATCGGGATTGACTTAGGAACAGCTAATATACTTGTGTACAGCAAAAATAAAGGAATTATCTTAAATGAACCATCTGTAGTGGCAGTGGATACTACGACAAAAGCAGTCCTTGCGATCGGGACTGACGCGAAAAACATGATCGGGAAAACACCGGGAAAAATTGTCGCTGTCAGACCAATGAAAGATGGCGTGATTGCAGACTATGATATGACAACCGATTTGCTAAAGCACATTATGAAAAAAGCCGCAAAAAGCATCGGCATGTCGTTCAGAAAACCGAATGTAGTCGTTTGCACACCGTCAGGCTCGACAGCCGTAGAACGCCGTGCCATCAGTGACGCGGTGAAAAATTGCGGCGCGAAAAACGTCCATTTAATTGAAGAGCCGGTAGCAGCCGCCATCGGAGCGGATTTGCCGGTCGATGAGCCGGTTGCCAATGTGGTAGTAGATATCGGCGGAGGGACGACAGAGGTCGCCATCATTTCCTTCGGCGGCGTTGTTTCCTGCCACTCTATTAGAATCGGCGGAGACCAGCTTGATGAGGATATCGTTTCCTTCGTCCGGAAAAAATACAATTTGCTGATTGGTGAACGGACAGCTGAGCAGATCAAAATGGAGATTGGCCATGCTTTAATTGAGCATGTTCCTGATGCAATGGAAATCCGGGGACGCGATCTCGTGACAGGCCTTCCCAAAACCATTATGCTTCAATCTAACGAAATTCAAGATGCAATGCGTGAATCTCTCCTGCATATTCTTGAAGCCATCAGAGCTACACTTGAGGACTGCCCGCCTGAATTGAGCGGAGATATTGTTGACCGCGGCGTCATTTTAACAGGCGGCGGCGCGCTCCTTAACGGGATTAAAGAATGGCTCACAGAAGAGATTGTCGTGCCTGTACACGTGGCGCAAAACCCGCTTGAATCTGTGGCAATTGGAACCGGCCGTTCTTTAGAAGTGATTGATAAGCTTCAAAAGGCGATTAAATAGTCTTTTCCTGAAAAAATCTCACATGCAGCAAATTTCTTGCTTCTTTTTTCCTCACTCCCTTCATATTGTGGGAAATGGAGAAACGTT
The Bacillus vallismortis genome window above contains:
- the ktrC gene encoding Ktr system potassium transporter KtrC — protein: MKKEFAVIGLGRFGGSICKALSEEGVEVMAMDIDEDKVNEYAKIASHAVIGDSTDESVLKNLGLRNFDHVIVAIGENIQASILTTLILKELGVHTITVKAQNDYHEKVLSKIGADHIVHPERDMAKRIAHNIVSNNVLDYLELSEEHSLVEIVANSRLAGNTLLDLDIRAKYGINIVAIKRGKEVIVSPLATEVIHQEDILIVIGSVTDISRFEKRVLYTK
- a CDS encoding gamma-glutamylcyclotransferase, which translates into the protein MHMLLFVYGTLRKHEKNHHLLAQSVCINEQARTKGCLFDSNEGPAAAFDDEGYICGELYEADEWCIHKLDQFYQGSEKHTVLVETDDGIKKALVYDMDKTKYAGFSKISSGDWKEHQMISKSQNPVYYFAYGSCMDNARFQKAGVEHYFQDPVGRAVLKGYTTRFTLKREDGSRADMMEDGGTTEGVLYRIPFSALTYLYKREGVASLAYRPAFVDVEAGGERYTDCLTFLVLQKEPETAPPQHYQVEIERGAEMYLSSEFAEKLKWHMNSLPKG
- the kinC gene encoding two-component sensor histidine kinase KinC, translated to MRKYQARIISIILAMIFIMFWDYLFYFIGKNPINWPVDIVYTAVTLTSVWMLAYYIDEKQQLVQKMKDNEWKYKQLSEEKNRIMDNLQEIVFQTNAKGEITYLNQAWAAITGFSISECMGTMYNDYFIKEKHVADHINTQIQNKASSGMFTAKYVTKNGTIFWGEVHYKLYYDRDDQFTGSLGTMSDITERKEAEDELIEINERLARESQKLSITSELAAGIAHEVRNPLTSVSGFLQIMKTQYPDRKGYFDIIFSEIKRIDLVLSELLLLAKPQAVAFKAHHLNEILKQVTTLLDTNAILSNIVIEKNFKETESCIINGDENQLKQVFINIIKNGIEAMPQGGVVTISTAKTASHAVISVKDEGNGMPQEKLKQIGKPFYSTKEKGTGLGLAICLRILKEHDGELKIESEAGKGSVFQVVLPFKPNG
- the abhA gene encoding transcriptional regulator AbhA — translated: MKSIGVVRKVDELGRIVMPIELRRALDIAIKDSIEFFVDGDKIILKKYKPHGVCLMTGEITSDNKEYGNGKITLSPEGAQLLLEEIQAALKE
- the mreBH gene encoding cell shape-determining protein MreBH → MFQSTEIGIDLGTANILVYSKNKGIILNEPSVVAVDTTTKAVLAIGTDAKNMIGKTPGKIVAVRPMKDGVIADYDMTTDLLKHIMKKAAKSIGMSFRKPNVVVCTPSGSTAVERRAISDAVKNCGAKNVHLIEEPVAAAIGADLPVDEPVANVVVDIGGGTTEVAIISFGGVVSCHSIRIGGDQLDEDIVSFVRKKYNLLIGERTAEQIKMEIGHALIEHVPDAMEIRGRDLVTGLPKTIMLQSNEIQDAMRESLLHILEAIRATLEDCPPELSGDIVDRGVILTGGGALLNGIKEWLTEEIVVPVHVAQNPLESVAIGTGRSLEVIDKLQKAIK